In a genomic window of Amycolatopsis japonica:
- a CDS encoding GntR family transcriptional regulator: MSEPGRVVPARRRGLADEVADRVRDAIFGGAYPPGAQLREVELSAALGVSRGPVREALLKLEREGLVRSEWHRGAIVTTLSDVDVAELDSLRSALEQLAVRLVVANAPEADLAAIDEVVDRMDRARDEHEMVRCDIDFHDAVYAASGHRRLVEAWQAIRSQVYLFLLTRIGVSSDGYLTSIPAEHRRLASALRARDGEKALELFAVHRGEAFDVLTGK; encoded by the coding sequence ATGAGCGAACCCGGCAGGGTGGTGCCGGCGCGTCGTCGCGGGCTGGCGGACGAGGTGGCCGACAGGGTCAGGGACGCCATCTTCGGCGGCGCCTATCCGCCCGGCGCGCAGCTGCGCGAGGTCGAGCTTTCGGCGGCGCTCGGCGTCAGCCGCGGTCCCGTGCGCGAGGCGTTGCTGAAACTGGAGCGCGAGGGCCTGGTCCGCAGTGAATGGCATCGCGGCGCGATCGTCACGACGCTGTCCGATGTGGACGTCGCGGAACTCGACAGCCTGCGTTCGGCGCTGGAACAGCTCGCCGTCCGGCTCGTGGTCGCGAACGCGCCGGAGGCGGATCTGGCCGCGATCGACGAGGTCGTCGACCGGATGGACCGGGCGCGTGACGAGCACGAGATGGTCCGCTGCGACATCGACTTCCACGACGCGGTCTATGCCGCGTCCGGGCATCGGCGGCTCGTCGAGGCGTGGCAGGCGATCCGCTCCCAGGTGTACCTGTTCCTGCTGACCCGGATCGGCGTGAGCTCCGACGGCTACCTCACGAGCATTCCGGCCGAGCATCGTCGGCTGGCGTCGGCGCTTCGTGCCCGTGATGGCGAGAAGGCGCTCGAACTTTTCGCCGTCCACCGCGGGGAAGCCTTCGACGTGCTGACCGGTAAGTGA
- a CDS encoding ABC transporter substrate-binding protein — protein MRIGKIAPALVLALAAAATTACGGGDTSSSAPKELVYWASNQGTSLDNDKAVLQPELDKFEKASGIKVKLEVVPWTDLLNRILAATTSGKGPDVLNIGNTWSASLQATGAFLPFDDAALEKVGGKSRFLGPSLAATGASGQPPVGVPLYGQAYGLYYNKKLFAEAGITKPPATWEELVEDGKKLTKPDKGQWGLSLQAGQVTENSHHAAILGAQQGAQFFTAEGKPQLASDPSVAAVQQFVDLMQKDKIVNPANAEYADTAKSLKDLSDGKAAMFMNQASAGSFKNIGMDMANLGVAPIPLPATAPPNGRKVTSFVAGINMSVFKNTKNPDAALDFVKFMVSAPEQALLNKTYGSLPTVQDAYSDAAFQTEDVKVFQNVLANSAEPMPQVPQESQFETLIGTAMKGMFADVAAGKPVDGAKIRDQLNQADQQISAGS, from the coding sequence ATGCGAATCGGAAAGATCGCTCCCGCGCTCGTCCTGGCGCTGGCGGCCGCCGCCACGACGGCGTGCGGCGGCGGCGACACGTCGTCCAGTGCTCCCAAAGAGCTCGTGTACTGGGCGTCCAACCAGGGCACCAGTCTCGACAACGACAAGGCCGTCCTGCAGCCCGAACTGGACAAGTTCGAGAAGGCCTCCGGGATCAAGGTCAAGCTCGAGGTCGTCCCGTGGACGGATCTGCTCAACCGGATCCTCGCGGCCACCACGTCCGGCAAGGGGCCGGACGTGCTCAACATCGGCAACACCTGGTCTGCCTCGTTGCAGGCGACCGGGGCGTTCCTGCCGTTCGACGACGCCGCGCTGGAGAAGGTCGGCGGGAAGTCGCGGTTCCTCGGCCCGTCGCTGGCGGCCACCGGGGCGAGCGGGCAGCCACCGGTCGGCGTACCGCTCTACGGCCAGGCGTACGGCCTGTACTACAACAAGAAACTCTTCGCCGAGGCCGGCATCACCAAGCCGCCGGCCACCTGGGAAGAGCTCGTCGAAGACGGCAAGAAGCTCACCAAACCCGACAAGGGCCAGTGGGGGCTGTCGCTGCAAGCCGGCCAGGTCACGGAGAACAGTCACCACGCGGCGATCCTCGGCGCTCAGCAGGGTGCGCAGTTCTTCACCGCCGAGGGCAAACCGCAGCTCGCGTCGGATCCGTCGGTCGCGGCCGTGCAGCAGTTCGTCGACCTGATGCAGAAGGACAAGATCGTCAACCCGGCCAACGCCGAGTACGCCGACACCGCCAAATCCCTCAAGGACCTGTCGGACGGCAAGGCCGCGATGTTCATGAACCAGGCTTCCGCGGGGTCGTTCAAGAACATCGGGATGGACATGGCGAACCTCGGTGTCGCGCCGATTCCGCTCCCCGCCACCGCGCCGCCGAACGGCCGGAAGGTGACCAGTTTCGTCGCGGGCATCAACATGTCGGTCTTCAAGAACACCAAGAACCCCGACGCCGCCCTGGATTTCGTCAAGTTCATGGTCTCGGCACCGGAGCAGGCGCTGCTCAACAAGACCTACGGTTCGCTGCCGACCGTCCAGGACGCCTACAGCGACGCGGCGTTCCAGACCGAAGACGTCAAGGTGTTCCAGAACGTGCTCGCGAATTCGGCCGAGCCGATGCCGCAGGTTCCGCAGGAATCGCAGTTCGAGACCCTGATCGGCACCGCGATGAAGGGGATGTTCGCCGACGTCGCGGCGGGCAAGCCGGTCGACGGGGCCAAGATCCGCGACCAGCTGAACCAGGCGGACCAGCAGATCTCGGCCGGTAGTTGA
- a CDS encoding carbohydrate ABC transporter permease, translating into MPTALDDAPAVKAAGAPGPQGVRRKRRRVALPYLLLLPAILLELLVHLIPMVAGLVMSFFKLTQFSIRDFSSAPAAGLDNYKFVLDFNAAAGKSLLGSFWISILYTVLSVGFCWLFGTSAAVLMQKDFRGRGLLRTLFLVPYALPMYAAVITWSFMFQKDTGLVNDLLGTDSFWLIGDNSFWSLVVVSVWRNWPFAFLIVMAGLQNVPGELYEAAAIDGASWWRQFRAITQPMLRPVNQVLLLVLFLWTFNDFNTPYVLFGASAPKEASLISIHIYQSSFVTWNFGLGSAMSVLLLLFLLIVSTVYLGLTARRRNAVV; encoded by the coding sequence ATGCCGACCGCGCTCGACGACGCCCCGGCCGTGAAGGCGGCCGGGGCGCCCGGCCCCCAGGGTGTCCGGCGCAAGCGGCGCCGGGTCGCGCTGCCGTATCTGCTCCTGCTTCCCGCGATCCTGCTCGAACTGCTCGTCCACCTCATCCCGATGGTCGCCGGGCTCGTGATGAGCTTCTTCAAGCTCACCCAGTTCTCCATCCGGGACTTCTCGTCGGCCCCGGCGGCGGGGCTGGACAACTACAAGTTCGTCCTGGACTTCAACGCGGCGGCGGGGAAGTCGCTGCTCGGCTCGTTCTGGATCAGCATCCTCTACACCGTCCTTTCGGTCGGGTTCTGCTGGCTCTTCGGGACGTCGGCGGCCGTGCTGATGCAGAAGGACTTCCGCGGACGCGGTCTGCTCCGGACGCTGTTCCTGGTGCCGTACGCGCTGCCGATGTACGCCGCGGTGATCACCTGGTCGTTCATGTTCCAGAAGGACACCGGCCTGGTGAACGACCTGCTGGGCACCGATTCCTTCTGGCTCATCGGGGACAACAGCTTCTGGTCGCTGGTGGTCGTCTCGGTGTGGCGCAACTGGCCGTTCGCGTTCCTGATCGTGATGGCCGGGCTGCAGAACGTCCCCGGCGAGCTGTACGAGGCGGCCGCCATCGACGGCGCGAGCTGGTGGCGCCAGTTCCGGGCGATCACCCAGCCGATGCTGCGCCCGGTCAACCAGGTTCTGCTGCTGGTGCTGTTCCTGTGGACGTTCAACGATTTCAACACGCCTTATGTCCTTTTCGGAGCGTCCGCGCCGAAGGAGGCGTCGCTGATCTCGATCCACATCTACCAGAGCTCCTTCGTGACCTGGAACTTCGGCCTCGGCTCGGCGATGTCGGTGCTTCTGCTGCTGTTCCTGCTGATCGTCAGTACCGTCTACTTGGGACTGACCGCGCGCAGGAGGAACGCCGTTGTCTGA
- a CDS encoding carbohydrate ABC transporter permease → MSEPRWVPWARRFVLGFLALFTLIPLYAMVSSSLKPLGDVQGTWEWIPTTLTIQPFFDIWETIPLAEYFVNSLVISGSAAILSVVIAIFAAYALSRFRFRGKNFFKMTVLSTQMFPGILFLLPLFLIFVNIGNTTGIVLYGSRLGLIITYLTFSLPFAIWMLAGYIDSIPKELDEAAMVDGTGQFGALIRVVVPAAMPGIVAVGIYSFMTAWGEVLFASVMTDSGTRTLAVGLQEYSTQVQVYWNQVMAASLIVSVPVVAGFLLLQRYLVAGLTAGAVK, encoded by the coding sequence TTGTCTGAGCCTCGCTGGGTCCCGTGGGCCCGCCGATTCGTCCTCGGCTTCCTCGCCCTGTTCACCCTGATTCCGCTGTACGCGATGGTTTCTTCGTCGCTGAAGCCGCTCGGGGACGTGCAGGGCACCTGGGAATGGATCCCGACGACGCTGACCATCCAGCCGTTCTTCGACATCTGGGAGACCATCCCGCTCGCCGAGTACTTCGTGAACAGCCTGGTGATCTCCGGTTCGGCGGCGATCCTCTCGGTGGTGATCGCGATCTTCGCGGCGTACGCGCTGAGCCGGTTCCGCTTCCGTGGCAAGAACTTCTTCAAGATGACCGTGCTGTCCACGCAGATGTTCCCGGGCATCCTGTTCCTGCTGCCGCTGTTCCTGATCTTCGTCAACATCGGCAACACCACCGGCATCGTCCTGTACGGCTCCCGGCTCGGGCTGATCATCACGTATCTGACCTTTTCGCTGCCGTTCGCCATCTGGATGCTCGCCGGCTACATCGACTCGATCCCCAAGGAGCTCGACGAGGCCGCGATGGTCGACGGCACCGGGCAGTTCGGCGCGCTGATCCGCGTGGTCGTCCCGGCGGCCATGCCGGGCATCGTCGCGGTGGGGATCTACTCGTTCATGACGGCCTGGGGCGAGGTCCTGTTCGCGTCTGTGATGACCGACTCGGGCACGCGGACCCTCGCCGTCGGTCTCCAGGAGTACTCCACCCAGGTCCAGGTGTACTGGAACCAGGTCATGGCCGCGTCCCTGATCGTCTCCGTCCCGGTCGTCGCCGGATTCCTTCTGCTCCAGCGTTATCTCGTCGCCGGGCTCACCGCCGGTGCCGTGAAATGA
- a CDS encoding GH1 family beta-glucosidase — protein MKLHLPADFLWGAATAAYQVEGAVDADGRLPSIWDDFVRVPGAVLNGDTADVACDHYRRWPEDLAIMKQLGLDAYRFSVAWPRVIPTGRGTVNAAGLDFYDRLVDALLEAGIRPFATLFHWDLPSALTGGWPERDTAYAYADYAAVVAARLGDRVADWNTVNEPLCSAWLGYLEGRFAPGVKDLKQAVDASHHLLLAHGLGVQAITANAARAANVGLVVNLSGIEPASDSAADVEAAKRMDGHVNRWWLDPSNGRGYPADMIEVYGVEPPVVGNDLEVISTPVGFHGLNYYFRQIVEDDPGGPAPRARQVPVEGAATTAMGWEIHGQGLADLIHRLANEYGARAIYVTESGAAFDDKVGEDGSIHDADRIAYLEEHLGAVAGAAEAGAPVKGYFAWSLLDNFEWDSGLSKRFGLVRVDYDTQVRTVKASGHRYAEIIAEHRKR, from the coding sequence TTGAAACTGCACCTGCCCGCCGATTTCCTGTGGGGTGCGGCCACCGCCGCGTACCAGGTGGAAGGCGCCGTCGACGCCGACGGCCGTCTCCCGTCCATCTGGGACGACTTCGTCCGGGTCCCGGGTGCCGTCCTGAACGGCGACACCGCCGACGTCGCGTGCGACCACTACCGGCGCTGGCCGGAGGATCTCGCCATCATGAAGCAACTGGGCCTCGACGCCTACCGCTTCTCCGTCGCTTGGCCGCGGGTGATCCCGACCGGTCGCGGCACGGTCAACGCGGCCGGTCTCGACTTCTACGACCGGCTGGTCGACGCGTTGCTCGAGGCCGGGATCCGGCCGTTCGCCACGTTGTTCCACTGGGATCTGCCCTCGGCGCTGACTGGCGGCTGGCCGGAGCGCGACACGGCCTACGCGTACGCCGATTACGCCGCCGTCGTCGCGGCTCGGCTGGGAGACCGGGTCGCGGACTGGAACACCGTCAACGAACCCCTGTGCTCGGCTTGGCTCGGCTATCTCGAAGGCCGGTTCGCCCCTGGCGTCAAAGACCTCAAACAGGCCGTCGACGCGTCGCACCATCTCCTGCTCGCGCACGGCCTCGGCGTGCAGGCGATCACAGCCAACGCCGCGCGCGCCGCCAACGTCGGCCTGGTCGTCAACCTCAGCGGGATCGAGCCCGCGTCGGACTCGGCCGCGGACGTCGAGGCGGCGAAGCGGATGGACGGGCATGTCAACCGCTGGTGGCTCGACCCGTCGAACGGCCGCGGCTACCCGGCGGACATGATCGAGGTCTACGGCGTCGAACCACCCGTGGTCGGGAACGACCTCGAGGTGATCTCGACGCCGGTCGGCTTCCACGGGCTGAACTACTACTTCCGGCAGATCGTCGAGGACGATCCGGGCGGTCCCGCGCCCCGTGCCCGGCAGGTGCCGGTCGAGGGCGCGGCGACCACGGCGATGGGCTGGGAGATCCACGGACAGGGGCTCGCGGACCTGATCCACCGGCTCGCCAACGAGTACGGCGCTCGCGCCATCTACGTCACCGAGAGCGGCGCGGCCTTTGACGACAAGGTCGGTGAGGACGGTTCGATCCACGACGCCGACCGCATCGCCTACCTGGAGGAACACCTGGGCGCGGTGGCCGGGGCCGCTGAAGCCGGGGCTCCGGTGAAGGGCTACTTCGCCTGGTCTCTGCTCGACAACTTCGAATGGGACAGCGGGCTGAGCAAACGGTTCGGGCTCGTGCGGGTCGACTACGACACTCAGGTCCGCACGGTCAAGGCGAGCGGTCACCGGTACGCGGAGATCATCGCGGAACACCGGAAACGCTGA
- a CDS encoding amidohydrolase family protein: MRTLLRGGRVIDPATGFDGTADVLVSDGVVTAVGEGLTAEPGDVEIDVRGLVVGPGFIDLHSHVHTIAGQRLQAMDGVTTALDLEAGLMPIERAYAEAAAAGRPLHYGFSASWGAARAQVLAGIEPDANIDSGLAVLGNPVWQRTSSPKELAAWLSLVDGELAAGALGVGVLLGYAPDTDPGEFLALARLAKEAGAPTYTHVRELVEVNPETPIDGSAEIAIVAAETGAAMHHCHVNSTSGHQIERVLAALEAGRAAGSRVTVEAYPYGAGSTGIGAAFLSPERLKMKGLSPSSVIMLESGERIADEGRLLQVRAEDPGAPCILEFLDESSSHDLGLLHQALAFPDAIVASDALPVYWKNGTSESTEWPLPPGGATHPRTSGTYSKTLRLMVRESKAWTWLEAFRRCSYLPARVLDEVAPGAVAKGRLNVGADADIVVLDPETITDAATYFDSTRPSVGVRHLFVSGVPVVTDGNLRTDAFPGKPLRGEPR; the protein is encoded by the coding sequence ATGCGGACACTCTTGCGTGGCGGTCGTGTCATCGATCCGGCGACGGGCTTCGACGGTACGGCCGACGTGCTGGTATCCGACGGGGTGGTCACCGCCGTCGGGGAGGGTTTGACCGCCGAGCCGGGCGACGTGGAGATCGACGTCCGCGGGCTCGTCGTCGGACCGGGTTTCATCGACCTGCACAGCCACGTGCACACCATCGCGGGCCAGCGGCTGCAGGCGATGGACGGGGTGACGACCGCACTCGACCTCGAAGCCGGTTTGATGCCGATCGAGCGAGCGTATGCCGAGGCGGCCGCGGCGGGACGGCCGCTGCACTACGGGTTCTCCGCGTCCTGGGGCGCCGCGCGGGCGCAAGTGCTCGCCGGGATCGAGCCGGACGCGAACATCGACAGCGGCTTGGCGGTCCTCGGAAACCCCGTCTGGCAAAGGACGTCGTCACCGAAGGAGCTCGCCGCGTGGCTGTCCCTTGTGGACGGTGAGCTGGCCGCGGGCGCGCTCGGCGTCGGTGTGCTCCTCGGCTACGCGCCCGACACCGATCCCGGTGAGTTCCTCGCGCTGGCCCGGCTGGCCAAGGAGGCCGGGGCGCCGACCTACACCCACGTCCGTGAGCTGGTCGAGGTGAATCCGGAGACGCCCATCGACGGCTCTGCGGAGATCGCGATCGTCGCGGCCGAGACCGGCGCGGCGATGCACCACTGCCACGTGAACAGCACCTCCGGTCACCAGATCGAACGAGTGCTCGCGGCGCTCGAAGCCGGGCGCGCGGCCGGGTCGCGGGTGACCGTCGAGGCCTATCCGTACGGGGCGGGCAGTACGGGGATCGGCGCGGCGTTCCTCTCACCCGAACGCCTGAAGATGAAAGGTCTGTCGCCGTCCAGCGTGATCATGCTGGAGTCGGGGGAGCGGATCGCCGACGAAGGCCGTCTGCTCCAGGTGCGTGCCGAGGATCCAGGCGCGCCGTGCATCCTGGAATTCCTCGACGAGAGCAGCTCGCACGACCTCGGCCTGCTGCACCAGGCGCTCGCCTTCCCGGACGCCATCGTCGCCAGCGACGCGCTGCCCGTGTACTGGAAGAACGGCACCAGCGAGAGCACCGAATGGCCGTTGCCGCCCGGCGGGGCGACGCATCCGCGCACGTCCGGGACGTACAGCAAGACGTTGCGGCTGATGGTGCGGGAGAGCAAGGCCTGGACGTGGCTGGAGGCGTTCCGGCGCTGCTCCTACCTGCCCGCGCGGGTGCTCGACGAGGTCGCTCCCGGCGCGGTGGCGAAGGGACGGCTGAACGTCGGAGCCGACGCCGACATCGTCGTCCTCGACCCGGAAACCATCACCGACGCGGCGACCTACTTCGACTCGACCAGGCCGTCGGTCGGCGTCCGGCACCTGTTCGTCTCGGGGGTCCCGGTCGTCACCGACGGGAATCTGCGCACGGACGCGTTCCCCGGCA